One genomic region from Candidatus Zixiibacteriota bacterium encodes:
- a CDS encoding GYD domain-containing protein, which produces MATFMLMTKLSPDITAKMKDRAKIGRAWLDKVKEKCPEVKFLAHYGLLGPFDFVDIYEAPNAETAAKVSMISLANGALQAESWMAIPYKTIVDLAAEIE; this is translated from the coding sequence GTGGCTACCTTTATGCTCATGACAAAGCTCTCCCCCGATATCACAGCTAAGATGAAAGACAGAGCAAAAATCGGGCGCGCCTGGCTGGACAAAGTCAAGGAGAAGTGCCCCGAAGTGAAGTTCCTGGCTCACTATGGTCTACTCGGACCATTTGATTTCGTGGATATCTATGAGGCTCCCAATGCCGAGACGGCGGCCAAAGTCTCCATGATCAGCCTCGCCAATGGAGCGCTACAGGCGGAAAGCTGGATGGCGATTCCGTACAAGACTATCGTGGATTTGGCCGCGGAGATCGAATAG
- a CDS encoding C1 family peptidase: protein MLLPSAPSDKNKTPLSLLTIAILLLIFLIAPAIQAQLTQEDIDALRERGKEEGWTFTVGLCEANTKYSLEELCGFNRPDNWYDMAPHTTFTSLSTMAAPTLWDWREYDGVSAIKNQGNCGSCWAFGTLAPLECAIKIRDGISVDLAEQWLLSCNKDGWDCDGGFFAHDYLVSKNDLCRQTGAVMESDFPYAATELPCECPYERHYWIDSWAYIGNSYTVPATEDIKQAVMTYGPVSVGVFVNDAWYGYSGGIFNACEVGNTNHAVAIVGWDDNFQGSGVGVWIVKNSWGADWGDDGFIYMPYGCSLIGEGACYIEFDLPGFFFWADTTFGWAPVDVNFEAYSPLTVDSWHWDFGDGTTADVQIPPTHTYTENGSYDVSLQAVIGGETRTITKPVYVIAVADTIRGDNVTTDPDTDVEFVVYANNSAPIQYLKIPVEFGNTFGMTYDSFSTAGCRTDYFYRQDYLHYDIWFGKRLTLRLQTDPTAEPDLAPGEGPIVKLYFSVPSTAPIGSLATIQLDGYDIYLPAYYGEYADYQVPAYNGTVTVGAAGCCATVGDINHDGSIDPLDVTYFVDWIWKGGADIPCLDEADSNGDSEVDPLDLTYLVAYIWQSGPPPVGCP from the coding sequence ATGTTACTACCGTCGGCACCATCAGACAAAAACAAAACACCTCTTTCACTGCTCACCATTGCCATCCTGTTACTGATTTTTCTCATTGCTCCGGCCATACAGGCACAATTGACCCAGGAGGATATTGACGCGCTCCGCGAGCGAGGCAAAGAGGAAGGCTGGACTTTTACGGTCGGTCTGTGCGAGGCTAACACCAAATACTCTCTTGAAGAACTCTGTGGCTTCAACAGGCCGGATAACTGGTACGACATGGCCCCGCATACAACCTTTACTTCTCTTTCGACCATGGCCGCTCCGACATTATGGGATTGGCGCGAATACGATGGCGTTTCCGCTATAAAGAATCAGGGCAACTGCGGAAGTTGCTGGGCGTTTGGGACTCTGGCACCACTTGAGTGTGCCATCAAAATCCGTGATGGCATTTCCGTTGACTTAGCCGAACAGTGGCTGCTAAGCTGCAACAAGGATGGCTGGGACTGCGATGGTGGCTTTTTTGCCCATGATTATCTCGTGAGCAAAAATGACCTGTGCCGCCAGACCGGTGCCGTTATGGAAAGCGACTTTCCGTATGCCGCGACCGAACTACCGTGCGAGTGCCCCTATGAACGCCATTACTGGATAGACAGCTGGGCTTATATCGGCAACAGCTATACCGTGCCGGCCACCGAAGATATCAAACAGGCCGTTATGACCTACGGCCCGGTCTCGGTGGGCGTATTCGTTAACGACGCCTGGTACGGCTATTCGGGAGGAATCTTCAACGCCTGCGAAGTCGGCAACACCAATCACGCTGTCGCGATAGTTGGATGGGACGACAATTTTCAGGGTTCCGGAGTGGGCGTGTGGATCGTCAAGAATTCCTGGGGTGCCGATTGGGGCGATGATGGTTTTATCTACATGCCTTATGGGTGCTCGCTGATAGGCGAAGGCGCTTGTTACATCGAATTCGATCTCCCCGGATTCTTCTTCTGGGCCGATACAACCTTCGGTTGGGCTCCGGTCGATGTCAATTTCGAGGCCTACTCCCCCCTCACCGTCGATAGCTGGCACTGGGATTTCGGTGACGGAACAACCGCCGATGTTCAGATTCCCCCTACCCACACATATACCGAAAACGGCTCCTATGATGTGTCGCTTCAGGCGGTCATCGGAGGCGAGACTCGAACCATTACCAAGCCGGTGTATGTGATCGCGGTGGCCGATACCATTCGCGGCGACAACGTAACAACTGACCCGGATACAGATGTGGAATTTGTCGTCTACGCCAATAATTCCGCGCCCATCCAGTATCTCAAAATACCGGTAGAATTCGGTAACACTTTTGGAATGACATATGACTCGTTCTCTACGGCCGGGTGCCGCACGGACTACTTCTATAGGCAGGATTATCTCCATTACGATATCTGGTTTGGCAAGCGCCTGACACTGCGTCTTCAGACCGATCCGACTGCCGAACCCGACCTAGCTCCCGGTGAGGGCCCTATCGTTAAGCTGTACTTCTCTGTGCCATCCACCGCCCCCATTGGCTCTTTGGCCACTATCCAGCTCGATGGTTACGACATTTATTTGCCCGCCTACTACGGCGAGTATGCCGACTACCAAGTACCTGCCTACAATGGCACTGTCACGGTAGGGGCAGCGGGATGTTGCGCGACCGTTGGCGACATCAATCACGACGGCAGCATTGACCCGCTCGATGTCACCTATTTCGTTGACTGGATATGGAAAGGCGGTGCGGACATACCGTGTCTTGACGAAGCCGATTCCAACGGCGATAGTGAAGTCGATCCGCTCGATTTGACCTATCTCGTCGCCTACATCTGGCAGAGCGGTCCGCCTCCAGTTGGTTGTCCGTAG
- a CDS encoding Gfo/Idh/MocA family oxidoreductase: MSKNFALTGASGYIAPRHLRAIKETGNRLIAALDPHDSAGVIDGYFDDAVFFTEFERFDRHIEKLRRLNGVNSIDYVSICSPNYLHDAHARFALRIGADVICEKPLVLNPWNIDALAELERESGKNIYTVLQLRVHPSLIALHDNIHKEKIKTKKDINLTYITSRGPWYLVSWKGHLDRSGGLATNIGIHFFDLLMWLFGDVEKSEVYLSEPTKTSGFLELKNARVKWFLSIDKNDLPAESLQKGQRTFRSITIDNEAIEFSDGFTDLHTIVYRETLAGHGFGLDDARPSIELVHGIRNAKVVPIGDDAHPALQK, from the coding sequence ATGAGTAAGAATTTTGCGCTGACCGGGGCTTCGGGATATATCGCGCCGCGGCATCTAAGAGCCATAAAGGAAACCGGCAATAGACTAATCGCCGCCCTTGACCCCCATGACTCGGCGGGTGTTATCGATGGCTATTTCGACGATGCTGTTTTTTTCACCGAATTTGAACGTTTTGACAGGCATATCGAGAAACTACGCCGACTCAACGGCGTTAACTCTATTGACTATGTCAGCATCTGCTCACCGAACTACCTCCACGACGCCCACGCCCGGTTTGCCCTGAGGATCGGCGCCGATGTCATTTGCGAAAAACCGCTTGTGCTCAATCCATGGAATATCGATGCCCTCGCGGAACTGGAACGCGAAAGCGGCAAAAACATATACACTGTGTTGCAGCTTCGAGTCCACCCATCCTTGATTGCCCTGCACGATAATATCCACAAAGAGAAAATCAAGACCAAGAAAGATATCAACCTCACCTATATAACATCGAGAGGCCCCTGGTATCTGGTTTCGTGGAAAGGGCACCTGGATCGCTCCGGAGGTCTTGCTACCAACATCGGTATCCATTTCTTCGATCTCCTGATGTGGCTCTTCGGAGACGTGGAGAAATCGGAAGTCTATTTGTCAGAACCGACCAAGACCTCGGGGTTTCTCGAGTTAAAAAATGCCAGAGTGAAGTGGTTTCTATCGATTGACAAGAACGACCTCCCCGCGGAGTCGCTGCAGAAAGGTCAGCGCACCTTCAGATCGATCACCATCGATAACGAAGCAATAGAATTCTCGGACGGTTTCACCGACCTGCACACGATCGTCTACCGCGAGACACTCGCCGGTCATGGTTTTGGTCTCGACGACGCCAGGCCATCGATTGAACTGGTGCACGGCATCAGAAACGCGAAGGTTGTACCAATCGGAGATGACGCTCATCCGGCTCTACAGAAATAG
- a CDS encoding HD-GYP domain-containing protein translates to MLDTTIEQLKDRIKQSRLKEILSDELSSLLSEKPPGVSVDEFITAAAVLILKELKGELTSSQPGSANPFPSDIDCETIINGLLIGMRRDILESNLQMVKALGSAIAERDFGTSEHNLRVTIYAIHLAEQLDLGDNQIQALIKGSFLHDIGKIGLRDNTLLKKGQLSDDEFETVKKHVLLGTRIIQGVRWLEDAASVVQYHHERWDGSGYVEGLKGEAIPLVARIFTIADVFDALVSERTYKQALPIDEAIRAMHKDKGKRFDPNLLDAFLRISRDSYTEVVSMNRFGLEDTLLKAINRYFHFSATVDELRSSFGSKSEQQG, encoded by the coding sequence ATGCTGGATACCACTATCGAACAGTTAAAAGACCGGATCAAACAGTCCCGGCTGAAGGAAATTCTCTCCGATGAGCTCAGCAGCCTGCTTTCCGAGAAACCGCCGGGCGTTTCTGTCGATGAGTTTATTACGGCCGCAGCTGTCCTGATCCTCAAAGAACTAAAAGGGGAACTGACATCATCTCAGCCGGGCTCTGCGAATCCCTTCCCCTCGGACATCGACTGCGAGACAATCATTAACGGTCTGCTGATCGGCATGCGGCGGGATATCCTCGAAAGCAACCTTCAAATGGTCAAGGCGCTCGGCTCCGCTATTGCCGAGCGGGATTTTGGCACGAGCGAACACAACCTCCGGGTAACCATCTACGCCATTCACCTCGCCGAACAACTCGATCTGGGAGACAATCAGATTCAAGCCCTGATAAAGGGCTCCTTCCTTCACGATATTGGCAAAATTGGCCTGCGGGACAATACCCTTCTCAAGAAAGGGCAACTATCGGATGACGAATTCGAAACCGTGAAAAAACACGTCCTTCTCGGCACCAGGATCATTCAGGGGGTACGGTGGCTCGAAGACGCCGCCAGTGTCGTACAGTATCATCATGAACGCTGGGATGGCTCAGGATATGTCGAAGGACTGAAGGGTGAGGCCATCCCTCTTGTGGCCCGCATCTTCACGATTGCGGATGTCTTCGATGCCCTCGTTTCAGAACGAACCTACAAGCAGGCACTGCCTATCGACGAGGCCATTCGCGCGATGCACAAGGACAAGGGAAAACGCTTTGACCCGAATTTACTTGACGCCTTCCTGAGAATTTCCCGCGACTCCTACACCGAAGTCGTAAGTATGAACAGGTTCGGGTTGGAAGATACCCTGCTAAAAGCGATCAATCGCTACTTTCACTTCAGCGCGACAGTTGATGAACTCCGGAGCAGCTTCGGGTCAAAAAGCGAGCAACAGGGCTAA
- a CDS encoding CoA-binding protein, whose translation MDDNIRSFLNARGIAVVGVSSSRIKFGTSVFRTLKKNKYSVYPVNPNLRTFDGDRCFGSLTDLRGKVDAAVVVVKPEKALDVVEQAEKAGVLKLWFQQGADFSLAASRAQRSGISVVRDKCILMYAEPVTGIHRFHRFLAKLFKKY comes from the coding sequence ATGGATGACAACATTCGCAGTTTTCTCAATGCTCGAGGCATAGCGGTCGTGGGAGTATCATCTTCCCGCATCAAGTTCGGGACTTCGGTCTTCAGGACCCTGAAGAAAAACAAGTACTCCGTTTATCCCGTAAATCCGAATCTCAGGACATTCGATGGTGACCGCTGTTTTGGTTCTCTGACTGACCTTCGAGGCAAGGTGGACGCAGCCGTGGTGGTGGTCAAGCCGGAAAAGGCGCTTGATGTGGTGGAGCAGGCCGAAAAGGCCGGTGTGTTGAAACTCTGGTTTCAGCAGGGAGCGGATTTTTCGTTAGCGGCGAGCCGAGCTCAGAGAAGCGGAATATCGGTGGTACGGGACAAATGTATATTGATGTATGCCGAGCCGGTAACCGGCATTCATCGGTTTCATCGGTTTCTGGCGAAGCTTTTTAAGAAATATTAG
- a CDS encoding sigma-70 family RNA polymerase sigma factor, whose protein sequence is MEDHEESRQLVASILAGDTDLFQAIIEQHQKLVAHIVFRMVENRSDREDVCQDVFVKVYRKLASFSFNSKLSTWIATIAYNTCVNYLEKKKVPLYDDVMADESPMERVASEDSSPYEKAEAAVLGDIIRSEIAGLPAQYRMILALYHLEDLSYKEISDITRLPDGTVKSHLFRARKLLKDRLMVKYSQEDLCQ, encoded by the coding sequence ATGGAAGATCATGAGGAGTCGAGGCAGCTTGTCGCCAGCATTCTGGCGGGGGACACCGACCTTTTTCAGGCCATCATTGAGCAACACCAGAAGCTGGTGGCGCACATAGTCTTTCGCATGGTGGAGAACCGGTCGGACCGGGAGGATGTTTGTCAGGATGTTTTCGTGAAGGTTTACCGGAAGTTGGCTTCCTTTAGCTTTAATTCCAAACTGTCGACTTGGATTGCGACAATTGCCTACAACACCTGTGTGAACTATCTGGAGAAGAAAAAAGTGCCTCTTTATGACGATGTGATGGCTGATGAGTCGCCAATGGAGAGGGTGGCATCGGAAGACAGTTCGCCCTACGAGAAGGCAGAGGCAGCCGTTTTGGGTGATATAATACGCAGTGAGATTGCTGGGTTGCCAGCCCAGTATAGGATGATTCTGGCGCTGTATCACCTTGAGGATTTGTCGTATAAGGAGATTTCCGATATAACGAGGCTTCCTGACGGCACGGTCAAAAGTCACCTTTTTCGTGCCCGGAAACTTTTGAAAGACAGGCTTATGGTTAAGTATAGCCAGGAGGATTTATGTCAATAG
- a CDS encoding DUF6249 domain-containing protein, translated as MYDVLMAVAVFSGIALVFKVIADAMTRNKLINKGLVDENVKFLFSKGFIDTHPLSNVKWGLVLVGLGLALLIKQFAPFYMRDESVLGLMFLFAGIAFLIYYGVSKNRVTGGSGKEKGL; from the coding sequence ATGTACGATGTTTTGATGGCCGTGGCTGTATTTTCGGGGATAGCTTTGGTTTTCAAGGTTATAGCTGATGCTATGACTCGTAACAAACTGATTAACAAAGGCTTAGTCGACGAAAACGTTAAGTTCCTCTTTTCGAAGGGGTTTATTGACACTCATCCCCTTTCAAACGTGAAGTGGGGCCTCGTTCTGGTCGGACTTGGTTTGGCCCTGCTTATCAAGCAATTTGCCCCGTTCTATATGCGCGATGAAAGCGTGTTGGGGCTGATGTTCTTGTTTGCGGGTATCGCCTTCCTGATCTATTACGGTGTCTCCAAAAACCGAGTAACCGGTGGAAGTGGAAAAGAAAAAGGGTTGTAA
- a CDS encoding S9 family peptidase has product MSFSRIRPLAVFLVFLPVVSSCIQQRRPTPPAAQIEPYFTTIHGVTLEDNYHWLRERGNPAVMRYLEAENEYTAQMMKHTEDLQRKLYNEFLARLKETDQTIPEKDGNYWYYERTEEGRQYPILCRKKDSKDAREEIMLDENRLAEGHAYFDVGTWEVTPNGRILAYSVDTVGAEAFTIYFKDLQTGLVLPDEIPNTFYSLEWGNDSKTLFYTTLDEIVRPYRLYRHRLGTDYRDDDIIYEEKDLAYEMYLSKTKSDEYVLMKLESNTTTEIWYLDADKPEGDFQLISPRKSRVEYMVYHLDDRFLIRTNENAPNFKVLTAPVKDPQEKNWKEFIGHNDSVMIADLDAFANFLVLYERKDGLKQMRVLELKSGESHFIELPETVYTLRKHENKVYNSNVVRFTYTSLISPKAVYDYDMAGRSLEVKKEYEVLGGYDKTQYTTERLFAPAPDGAMVPISIVYKKGARKGTPNPLLLYGYGAYGLTSEPNFEMELISLLDRGVIYAIAHVRGGSEMGRYWYEEGRLFDKRNTFSDFIACAEYLVEQGLTSPDKLAAEGVSAGGLLIGAVANMRPDLFKAMVGAVPFVDVINTMLDPSIPLTVIEYEEWGNPNEEDYFDYMMTYSPYDNVKAQEYPNMLVTAGLNDARVQYWEPAKWTAKLRAVKTDNNRLLLRTNMGAGHFGESGRYDRYRRTAFEYAFLLDAWGIKN; this is encoded by the coding sequence ATGTCCTTTTCCAGAATCCGGCCACTGGCGGTGTTTCTTGTTTTCCTGCCGGTTGTCTCGTCGTGCATTCAGCAGCGACGGCCCACGCCTCCGGCAGCCCAAATTGAGCCGTATTTCACGACAATTCATGGCGTAACGCTTGAGGATAATTATCACTGGCTTCGGGAGCGGGGCAATCCAGCCGTCATGCGTTACCTTGAAGCGGAGAATGAGTATACCGCTCAAATGATGAAACATACCGAAGACTTACAGCGGAAATTGTATAACGAGTTTCTCGCCCGGCTGAAGGAGACTGACCAGACGATCCCGGAAAAGGACGGTAATTACTGGTATTACGAACGCACGGAGGAGGGCAGGCAGTACCCAATCCTCTGTCGCAAAAAAGACTCGAAAGATGCCCGCGAAGAGATCATGCTCGACGAGAACCGTTTGGCCGAAGGACACGCGTACTTTGATGTCGGAACCTGGGAGGTTACCCCCAACGGAAGAATTCTGGCCTACTCGGTCGATACTGTCGGGGCGGAGGCTTTTACGATCTACTTCAAAGACCTTCAGACAGGATTGGTGCTACCCGATGAGATACCGAACACGTTCTATTCGCTGGAATGGGGCAACGACAGCAAGACTCTCTTTTATACCACCTTGGATGAAATCGTCAGACCTTATCGTCTCTATCGTCACAGGCTGGGAACGGACTACCGGGACGATGACATCATTTACGAAGAGAAAGACCTGGCATACGAGATGTATCTGTCGAAAACCAAGAGCGACGAGTACGTGCTGATGAAGCTCGAGAGTAACACCACCACGGAAATTTGGTACCTGGATGCCGACAAACCCGAAGGCGACTTCCAACTAATATCGCCTCGGAAATCTCGGGTTGAGTACATGGTGTATCATCTGGACGACCGGTTTTTGATAAGAACCAATGAGAATGCTCCCAATTTCAAGGTGTTGACCGCGCCGGTCAAGGACCCGCAGGAAAAGAACTGGAAAGAATTTATCGGGCACAACGACTCGGTGATGATAGCTGACCTCGACGCATTCGCAAATTTCCTCGTGCTCTATGAGAGGAAGGACGGTCTGAAACAGATGCGGGTTTTGGAGCTGAAATCGGGGGAATCCCATTTCATAGAGTTGCCGGAAACCGTTTACACTCTCCGGAAACATGAGAACAAGGTGTATAACTCCAACGTGGTCCGGTTTACGTATACATCTTTGATTTCGCCAAAGGCGGTATATGATTACGACATGGCTGGTCGTTCGCTTGAGGTTAAAAAAGAGTATGAAGTGCTCGGGGGATATGACAAAACGCAGTACACAACGGAGAGGCTTTTTGCCCCGGCGCCGGACGGGGCGATGGTACCGATTTCCATCGTTTATAAGAAGGGCGCTCGAAAGGGCACACCCAATCCGCTCCTGCTTTACGGATACGGCGCATACGGATTGACATCGGAACCGAACTTTGAGATGGAGTTGATCAGCCTGCTCGATCGAGGAGTGATCTACGCGATTGCCCATGTGCGCGGCGGATCTGAAATGGGCCGCTACTGGTATGAAGAGGGTCGTCTTTTTGACAAGAGAAACACTTTCAGCGATTTCATTGCCTGCGCGGAATATCTGGTCGAGCAAGGGCTTACCTCTCCCGACAAACTTGCCGCCGAGGGGGTGAGCGCGGGCGGGCTGCTCATCGGCGCTGTCGCGAACATGCGTCCTGATTTGTTCAAGGCCATGGTGGGGGCCGTACCGTTCGTGGATGTTATAAATACGATGCTGGATCCATCGATTCCGCTGACGGTAATCGAGTACGAGGAATGGGGTAACCCGAATGAAGAAGACTATTTTGATTATATGATGACCTATTCTCCCTATGACAACGTCAAGGCGCAGGAATATCCGAACATGCTCGTGACGGCGGGTCTCAACGATGCCAGGGTGCAGTACTGGGAGCCTGCCAAGTGGACAGCCAAGCTTCGAGCCGTTAAGACTGATAACAATCGTTTGCTGCTGAGGACAAACATGGGGGCGGGTCATTTCGGGGAATCGGGCCGATATGACAGATACCGCCGGACGGCTTTTGAATATGCCTTCCTTCTGGACGCATGGGGGATCAAAAACTAG